A window of the Microbacterium sp. LWH13-1.2 genome harbors these coding sequences:
- a CDS encoding 5-formyltetrahydrofolate cyclo-ligase, with product MSHDVEHEKRALRAELRERRQLLSDSQRENAAAAITKRLDDLVESLGARSISCFLSTTTEPGTREFVTGAVRRGIRVLLPVTRADGLLDWAVATDDDDVAEGLFGLPEPTGEVLGPIAVNDVDLMVIPAAAVDRTGMRMGWGRGYFDKTIGSMEKCPPVYAVIYDSEVLDFLPREVHDQPVTGVVTPTQTLLLSQSRR from the coding sequence CTCCGCGAACGCCGACAGCTGCTCAGCGACTCGCAGCGCGAGAACGCCGCAGCCGCGATCACGAAGCGTCTGGACGACCTCGTCGAGTCGCTCGGAGCGCGGTCCATCTCGTGCTTCCTCTCCACGACCACGGAACCGGGCACGCGCGAGTTCGTGACCGGCGCCGTGCGCCGCGGCATCCGCGTCCTCCTCCCTGTCACCCGCGCGGACGGCCTGCTCGACTGGGCTGTGGCGACCGACGACGACGACGTCGCCGAAGGCCTCTTCGGGCTGCCGGAGCCGACCGGCGAGGTGCTCGGCCCGATCGCCGTCAACGACGTCGACCTGATGGTGATCCCCGCGGCGGCCGTCGACCGCACCGGGATGCGCATGGGCTGGGGCCGCGGCTATTTCGACAAGACGATCGGATCGATGGAGAAGTGCCCGCCGGTCTACGCGGTCATCTATGATTCCGAGGTACTCGACTTCCTGCCGCGGGAGGTTCACGACCAGCCGGTCACCGGCGTCGTGACGCCCACGCAGACCCTTCTCCTGTCGCAGTCGCGACGCTGA
- a CDS encoding FmdB family zinc ribbon protein, translating into MPTYAYACRSCGHAFDAVQSFSDDALTVCPECGGELRKQYGSIGVTFNGSGFYRTDSRSGSGSSASAPASSKSEPTKSATPAPASSTASS; encoded by the coding sequence ATGCCCACCTATGCCTATGCCTGCCGTTCCTGCGGCCACGCCTTCGACGCCGTGCAGAGCTTCTCCGACGACGCACTGACCGTCTGCCCCGAGTGCGGTGGAGAGCTGCGCAAGCAGTACGGATCCATCGGCGTGACGTTCAACGGATCCGGCTTCTATCGCACCGACTCGCGGTCGGGCTCTGGCTCTTCGGCATCCGCCCCGGCATCATCGAAGTCGGAGCCGACGAAGAGCGCCACCCCGGCGCCCGCGTCGAGCACCGCTTCTTCCTGA
- the mscL gene encoding large conductance mechanosensitive channel protein MscL, which produces MLKGFKDFILRGNIIDLAVAVVIGTAFTAIVTAVVNSIITPLVALFFQADATGEFGWTVQNFYGDDVTFPIGDLISAIISFLAVAAVVYFVFVLPMNTFKARVEARKGTAAEEPAEEPAAATEAELLVEIRDLLARNARS; this is translated from the coding sequence ATGCTCAAAGGTTTCAAGGACTTCATCCTCCGCGGCAACATCATCGACCTGGCTGTCGCGGTCGTCATCGGCACGGCGTTCACGGCCATCGTCACCGCCGTCGTGAACAGCATCATCACCCCCCTCGTCGCCCTGTTCTTCCAGGCGGACGCCACCGGCGAGTTCGGCTGGACCGTCCAGAACTTCTACGGCGACGACGTCACGTTCCCGATCGGCGACCTCATCTCGGCGATCATCAGCTTCCTCGCCGTCGCCGCGGTCGTCTACTTCGTGTTCGTCCTGCCGATGAACACGTTCAAGGCTCGGGTCGAGGCTCGCAAGGGCACCGCCGCAGAAGAGCCGGCCGAGGAGCCGGCCGCCGCGACCGAGGCCGAGCTGCTCGTCGAGATCCGCGACCTGCTCGCCCGCAACGCCCGCAGCTGA